AATGTTAACCAGAAAAAAGTGCAATACCACCTGCAGGTTTATTTTATAAAGGGAATGATCCTATTTTGTGAGAATGACGGCGAAGATCTTTCGCTTTTTACGCATCTTTTTCGCCAATATCTATACAGAAGGATCGTGACCTCCAAGGCTATTTTTCTGTATCGATGATTTTCATCGCCTCTCATCAAGTATCTTTTTTTTTATTTTTATTGTTTTCAAAAAAAACATTTTTCTTTATATCCAACATGTAATAGCAAACTATCGAGGATAAAATGAAAACAGCAGAAGCATTAGTATTAGAACAAGAAACACAAAAATTTATCGATGAGCTCAATTCAAAAAATGCTCCTCCCATTTATACACTTCCAGTCCAAGAGGCACGCAAAATTTTAGAAAATTTGCAAGCCGGCAAAGTGGAAAAGCTTCCAGTAGATATTGAAGATTTAACTATTCCTGTGGGACCGGAAGGGGAAGTCTCTATACGTATTATACGACCAAAAAATAACAAACAAAAGTTACCCGTTATCATGTATCACCATGGTGGAGGTTGGATTTTAGGAAGCAAAGACACGCACGATCGTTTAGTACGAGAGCTTGCAAATGGAGCGCAGGCTGCTGTTGTGTTTATAAATTTTACACCATCACCAGAAGCTAAATTCCCTAAGCCTGTCGAAGAAGCCTATGCGGCTCTCCAGTACATCAGCGAAAATGGGAGCAAATATAACCTCAATCCAAATCATCTAGTTGTTGCAGGTGATAGTGTGGGCGGAAATATGGCGATTGCGATGACATTGCTTGCGAAAGAAAGAGGCGGCCCTAAAATTGATGCTCAGGTACTATTTTATCCGGTAACTGATGCAGGTATGGATACACAATCCTATCACAAATACGCTGAAGGTCCTTGGTTGACAAAAGCTGCCATGGAATGGTTTTGGAATGCGTATGAACCAAATGTTTCTAATCGAAAAAAAATCACAGTTTCTCCACTTCAAGCGAGCATTGATCAGCTGAAAGGATTACCTGAGGCATTGATCATGACAGATGAAAATGATGTATTACGTGATGAAGGGGAAGCATATGCCCACAAGTTAATGCAAGCAGGTGTTGATGTTACATCCATTCGTTTCTTGGGGACATGCCATGATTTTGCTTTGCTTAATCCTTTAGCTAATACTCCAGCGACTCGTGGAGCCATTGAGGCTGCGATACAGTATTTACGAAAAGTTTTCGCTCATTAATTTGCCTTTTAAAGAGCTGCTTTCTGAATGGGAGCAGCTCTTTTTCATTTAATAACATTACAAAATGTCTTGCTTTTTCTCTGCAAACTTGCTAAATTGTGTTTTTTTCAATGGGGCAATAGCTCAGTCGGTTAGAGCAGCGGACTCATAACCCGCTGGTCGCTGGTTCAAGTCCAGCTTGCCCCACTTTTTATAACTTGTTGAGTAACAGTGCTTAAGGTTTATGATGATTACACTCAATCATTAAAAACCCAAGCCACAAAATGGGTCGTGGCACACAGGTGGCACAGTCTGACCCTATACACCTCAGCAAATCACAGCAATTATCATCACAGTGATCTTGTCACTGCTCACGCTAACCATCAAAATGGAGCATGAGCATGGCCGAAGGCATTCAAAAAAGAATCAGCAAAAAAAACGTCGTAAGTTACAGGGTTCAGATTAGAGAAAGTGATGGGTTTCCACCAAAATCTAAGACCTTTCCTACTCTTCAGGAAGCAAAAGACTGGCAAAAACAGGAAAAAGCACGTAGACGGCAAGGATACGGTTCCTCTGATCTAATGACTGGTAAAAAGACTCTTATAGATCTTATTGATCGCTATGAAACGATTATCCTTCCTACCAAACCAAAAGATGCGAGAAATATGAAACGTCATCTCGATTGGTGGCGCAATAAAATTGGCAAATACGGACTCACAAAAATTTCATCGGATCTCATAGCTCAGTGTAGGCAAGAATTAGCTGAAGGTGTGACTTCAAAGAAAACTAAACGCTCTCATGCTACAGTCAATCGCTATTTGGCTACTTTATCTACGGTATTCACATATGGAATTAATGAATGTGGGTGGATTACTGATAATCCATGCCGACGAGTTTCAAAGTTTACAGAGTCAAAAGGACGCGATAGAATCGTAGCTGAGAATGAATTTACACGCTTATTTGAAGAATGCAAAAACAGCCGAAACGAACACTTGTTACCTGTTGTTGTGTTAGCAGTAACTACAGGCATGAGACGTGGTGAAATTTTAGGGCTAACTTGGGACTGTATTAATCTTGATAGACAAACAATAATCTTAAAGGAAACCAAAAATGGAAAACAACGCACGGTTTCTATAGTAGGAGAAGCTTTAGAACTGCTTCGCTCTCATTATCAAAAAAGAAATCCCAATACACCTTATGTCTTTCCAGCAAAGAAACGATTTGGAAAAATCTGTATAAGAAAGGCTTGGGATGAGGCTTTAAAACGTGCTGGGATTCAAAATCTGAGGATACATGATCTTCGACATACCTTTTGCACATATGCCTCCGAGACTGGTGCTTCAATTTTGGAATTGGCAGCAGCAATGGGGCACCAAACTTTACAAATGGTCAACCGTTATACTCATATGAATCAAAAGAAAATCACACATCAACTTTCTTCATCTGTAAATGAACGGATTTTTAAGGATATCAATGGCACAGACAAAACATCAAAAACTAGCTAGAGAATTATTGCTTCTTGCTCAAAAATCTCGCAAAAAGAACTTCTCTATACAACTTGAGTTGCCTACACTCAATCAAGTAGTAATAGGTATTATACAAACAATATTTTGATGTGTTTAAAGCCATTGAAAACCATGGTTAAAGCATACCATTATGCTTTCTTCCATTTTAAAACAAACCCTACAGAATTTGAAATTCTGAAATTGAAGTGTCGAGGGGGCTTTATTGAGATAGTAGAAAGGAAATATCTTGAGAAGTCTCCTGTTAAACTGATTAAGAGATTTATCGCGTGGAATACCTTGATAAGCCGTTTAGAAGAAGATTTAACAATCTCACTAGATTATCCTTTATTGGATTTATGTAATCTTCCTATTGAACGAAAGCATTTCGATAAAATAAAGAAGGAATGGATGCAAAATTCTTTAATCTACCAAACTCAAACTATCGCAAGATATGAAAAGCAAAAACCCTTCATTCAAGCAGAGTATGCAAAGCAAAAAAAGCAAATGAGTGATAACTTATTGAAAAAAGATGCTCTATCAATTTGGGAAGATTCTAAACAAAAATTCCAAGCACCTCTTTCTGAAAAATCTGATCTTAATGTTGTTTTTGAGGTCGCTATCAACCCACGTAATTTGGATTCAGTTAGCTTTGTTCCGTTGGAAGGAGATTCGATAGGCATTGCCTATGAAAAGGTGATGAATTCAATCCGCACTAGAAAGGATCAACATCGTTTTGCCTTACGCAAAATCTATAAGGAAGAACTAGAAAAGGTTATTTTTAAAGATGTTATCATAAATAAGTCATTCAGAAAATTGCCTTTAATACCCCTGAGGGAAATTTCTCGAAAAAACCACTTAAAAAACAAACAACAAAGTTAGGAAGATGGGAAACCAGTCAAGTCATTGACTATCAAACAATGAATTCTCTCTTCAATTACTTCTACAGGACTTTCATTTTAGACCCAGCAAATCTAAAAGCTGGTGATACTACCGTTATCATCTTAATTCGGATCTGGATAGCAACGCTAGATAGAGGCGAATCCGTAAGTACCAATGATATTCTTAAAATTACATCTCTAGACATCAATTTTCAAGACAGAATCTTGACGTTAAGAAAAGAAAGTTTTCCAATTCCTCATTGGATGTTTCTCTTACTAAGATGTTATTGCTCGGAGAAAAAACAAACTCGTGCTCACCGCATCTTCAAAAGCCTTGATATCCATGGAAAGTCGCTCGAAAGAGCTTTTCATGAAGCTTCTTATACTTTATTAGGACCAGGAATTACACCTATATTGCCTGAAGCAATGACATATCTCCCTCATGGTTATCTTGAAGGCCGCATTCCTATATCAGAGCTTAACGATATGAGAAAGGTTGAGCCCTTAATCAGACCCTAGAAGCTTCTAAGACTACTTTCTGAAAGAAAAGTTAGATTGATTCTTTTTTCGCTTTTCCAATGGCTCTATTTCACCTTTTGAGAATATCGTTTAGCATTCCTTTTTACAATTCTACCCACTTAATTGATAATCAATGATTTATTGAATTAAACAAGTCTTTAATTAGGTTTTTTTGTCTAACACAAGAACCCACGTCTCGTTCCGTAAATTCGATATTCTGCTGAGATATGGTCAATTGAATTGAGTAAATAAATCATGATCACATCAAAAGGAGATTAGGTATGGCTGAGAATAAGCGAGACGAAAGCTACTGCACCATTAAGCAGATAGCTAATGACCCAACTTTTTGTTTTACAGTTCCTATGCTTAGGTATTACGTCCTTCATGCTCATCGTAATGGTCTATCCAAAGCTATACGTCGAGTAGGTCGTAAAGTTTTAATTCGCCGAGATCAGTTTATAGAGTGGCTTGAAAAACAAACACGTCGATGAACATACATCCGTATAAAACACAAAGCCCTTGGAGATCGCAACTCCAGGGCTTTTAACAAGGTAAACATTATGAATGATAATATATCAAATAAGACAGTAAAGCCAGAAAATCCTTTAGTCAAAACAGATTTCAAATTCGAAGGCTTATCTTTCGAAAGTAATAGTGATTTTGAAGTGGGTATTGAAGGAGGTATTTATGAAGGATAGCAGTCAAATTATAGATTCTCTTCAAAAGCAATCGGACGATTTAGATCGTTTTGTGCTATTCAAATTTCAAAGTTCATTAGGAAAAGGGATTAAAAATCGCATTAAGTCAAATGGATGCCTTTGGAATGATGTATTTCGCGCTTGGATAGCTCCTATTAAAGACAAAAAAGCAGTAGAATCTATTTTTCGGGAAAATAACATTAGTTACGAAATCAAAGAAATATCAGCGCCAAACAGCATAATTCCAAAAGATGCTAAAACGGCTAACCTTCAAACATGTTCAGAAATACTACTTAGAAAAATCTTTGATGAGGAAAGGGAGTTGCTTGCAGATGTCTATCAATATGATTCATCACTTCGACCGGAAGATTTTAAAAATCCACCTTCAATAGAAGAAAAAACTGAAGTGCAAATTCAATTGGAGAATGATTTTCATAGACGATTTCTTGATTTGGAAAAACAAAAAGAAAAGCAAAAATCCATCAATAATATCATTTCAGATCAAAGTGAAAAAATTTTATGTCATGATGCACCTGTAAATACCGCTAAATTTCTTATTAAAGATTCTTTCTCGCATCAAGAAGAGAGAACTATTCAATTTTGCTCAAATTCTTTTTGGTTATGGAAAGGTACTCATTATGTTGAAATTGATCCAAACAAAATTAGACAAATCACGTATAAATTTTTAGAAGATGCAAAAGTATTTAAGAATACTTGTTTAAAGAACTTTAATCCAAATCAAAATAAAGTAACTCAAATTATCGATGCTTTAAGGGCCGAGTGTTTTTTTGAGCACCATCCAGCAAATGGTACTATCTGGATTGATGGACGACAGATTCCAAATTCAAGGTACGTCATTTCCTTTCCGAACGGTATTTTTTCCATTGAGGACTGGTTAAAAGATGAGAAAATTGCCCTTATCCCTCCTACCCCTTCTCTCCTAAATACAAGTTGCTTGGATTTTAACTTTGATCCTAACGCTACCGAACCCAAAGAATGGTTGAAATTTTTGGAATCTTTATGGTCAGAAGATATAGAAAGTCAAAACGCAATTCAAGAATGGATGGGATATCTTCTTACACAGGACACAAAACATCAAAAAATTTTGTTAATAGTTGGACCTCCTAGAACAGGCAAGGGAACGATAGCTCGTATTTTAGAAACCTTACTGGGAGCTTCTAATGTAGCTGGGCCGACACTTGGCAGTCTTAATACTGAATTTGGACTTCAACCCCTTTTAAACAAAACATTAATTATTATTTCAGATATACGCTTAGAAAGCATGAAAAGTTGTAGCACAACTGTAGAAAGACTTCTAAGTATTAGTGGGGAGGATTTATTAACTATAAATCGTAAGCATCAAATTCCCGTAACAGTTCGACTCCCAGCCAAAATCATTATGATGAGTAATGAACTCCCTGATTTAACTGATTCGAGCGGAGCTCTTGCCAATCGATATCTCGTCTTAAATCTTAAAACGAGTTGGCTACATCGTGAAGATACAGGTTTATTAGAAAGGCTAAAAATGGAGCTGTCAGGAATTTTGCTATGGGCTTTAAAAGGTCTTAAGCGATTAAACGAAAATGGACATTTCATTCAACCAAAAGCTTCTCTTGAGACCATAGAAGAACTAAAAGAATTAAGTAGTCCTATTATGGTTTTTGTAGATGAAGTTTGTAACTTTGAACCAAAGGCGTGCACTTCTATCAAAAGTCTATTCATTGCATGGAACCAATGGTGCACGTCAAATGGATACAAAAAAGGTACTACACAATCTTTTGGAAAATCTTTCAAAGCCGCTTTTCCAGAAATTAAAAAAAGAAGACTATCTTTTGAAGAAGGTAAGAGAGAATGGTGCTACATAGGAATTACTCTTTAAGACTTTGTGATTCATGTCCTCGGACGTGCGCGGACATAAAGCAAAATTAAATTCATGAAATAGGAGTGGTATATGGATAAAAAAATTATGCCTCAAATAGCAAGTGAGCGCAACTTAACAGCTGAAGAAAAAAAGACTATTAGTATCTCGAAAAGAAAAAAACAAAAGCCTGAATCGATTTTTTGCTCTTCTGAGTGCGAAGACAAGGTTTTAGATATAGTTTTTGATAAAAATTTACCACATAATGATGCTGTCGATTTGTTTGAAGCACGTCTCACAAGTGCAACAGGTCATTTAGACCGCAATTTAGGCATCCGCTTACTTGTAAAAGGCACTGAAGCTCTACCTAAAGAAAACCATGTGAATATAGCGGAGTCTCTAGATGAATTTGCAAAGGCTATGCAAGTATTTTCTCCTGAAGACGAATATGAAGGTCAATTAATAGCACAATTAATAGTTCTTCATGAAAATGCATTGGAATTTTTGAATCGCGCCTCTCGTACAGACAGGATCGATTTTACAAATATTTATCTCAATGGAGCTTCTAAACTTCTAGCAAGGCATCATGAAACTTTAGATATGCTTCTTAAATATAGGAGAAAAGGAGAACAGCGTGTCTCTGTGGAACACGTTCATGTGTACAATGGGGGCAAAGCTATTGTAGGAAATGTGGACTCAGGGGGGGTAAATACAAAATTTGAGGAGGGTCCCCATGCAAAGGTGTAAAGCGAAATCAAAACGAAGTGGAAAACAGTGTAAAAACTATGCTATAAAAAATTGCGGTGTATGCCGGATGCATGGAGCAAAGGGCGGCCCAAAAACAAAAGCAGGCATTATCAAATGTACGATAATGCCTTTTAAGCATGGGTTGTACAGCAAAGAGGTACAAGAAGAAATTCGATCTTTGAAAAAGTTGATTGTGAAGTGACTTAAAATCTACTATCTTTCATAGAAAATTCTTATCACTCTTATTGCAATCAACACTAAAATCATGCAGTAAATAAAAGTCATTAAAACTTCCTGAAATAAGTCATTTTAAATAAGAAAAAATAATGGAAACTTCCCTAGTAGGCAACGAACAAGAATTAAGCATTCCCTTCTACTGCCTTGCCTTCCGAATCTATAAATATGCTTGCATTCCAATGTTCATCTGTCTCAGAGATGCTATCAAGATTATACTCCCAACCTCTAATTGGTAATACGATTTCTCTTTGATTTGTTAGCATTCTAGATGATAAATATTGAATAGCCTCGTTCAACATATCCTTAAGATTGCAGATTTCATTTTCATTATTTTCAGTGAGTGAATCTTCGTATACTTTCTCTCTTTTAACAAAAAATTTTATTGCGTCAATTAAAGCCTCTTCTTTTGTTATTCCTTTACCAACAGCTTTTCCTAATTCGTTATCTTCTAATAAAGACTTATCGAAAACGTTTGCATACACTACAATCCAGTCTTCATTCGTAACTTCATTTTTGACGCAAGCGATGCCACAGCAATCATTAAAATTTTCGATATTCCCCAACTTCATAACTATTGTCCTTATTTTTTTTTAACACCTCTATTATTCAAAATTTAATTTGTTGGTGTTTACAAATTTCATTACATCAAATGCCCCAGCTTCACCTCAGAGCATTTTGATCTGATAATGTCACAGTTTTCCATTTAATGCTACTTAAAGTCTGTCTACTTACAGTCTGTCGACTCAGATAAGGCATAAGCGTACTCTTAAATTATTTTAGGAGTGCAATGGAAGAGATCATATCAAAGCGGGATCGCGAAAAAATTAAGATTGGCTTTGGGGAGCTTGTTCGGCAAAAACGCCAAGCTCTTGGCATTTCTCAAGAAGAACTAGCCTTTAGGAGTGGTCTCCATCGAACCTATGTAGGAAGTGTAGAAAGAGGTGAAAGGAATCTATCAATTGAAAATGTTTTTATCTTAGCAAAGGCACTTGAATGCCATCCGCGCGATCTTATACCAAATCTAGCCCAAAAAAATAGTTAGTATTATTTTTTTTCAGAGGCAGATGGAATCCAAAATTGACGATGCGTTTTCTGCTGGAGGTACTATTGATTGCTTGTTACCAAGCTTATCGATATATGCAAATGAATTGTTTTCATAAACCATGCTTTTAGGCAGGACTTTTTCCTTCATGTATTTTTGATCTACCATGGTAGCGTTTTGATCCAATAGAGGTTTTAAATCAACATACAAAAGTATTCTCGTTTTCTCTATGAGATCGTCCATCCAAGAGTTTGTTCGAAAGCTGTTTGACACTAAACGAATAGCTAAATACTCTAGATAAGATTTTAAAGTTATTGGATAAAGTTTTTGCTTCAAATTTTTTGCGATTTTTTCCCATATATTTTTTTCAAATTCCGCTAGATATTCAACAGATTGTTCTGCTCCAAATTCCAATCCATCGAATAAAGTTATTACAGTATGATATGTGATTGAACTGTTTTCAATGAAAGATAGGCTTTCAAAAGCTTTAGAAAGAGAATTGGCAAATATAGAGTTCACTATCGAAGGATGACTATCTCCAGCATCAAAAAAAATATCTTTTTCTTTAATCGCTTTGTATTTAGTTAAAAAATGCGCGATTAGATGTAATCCCATACGCTCTTCAATCAAAACGTGAGTTACATTGATTCCTTGTTTTTCATGGGCACCGATTTTAAGACATAAATTTCGGAATAATTCATTGAGATTTCGTAAACCATTCTTAATCAAGTGAGAGTGAATGCTAAATGATTTTTTATAGTTCTCAATAAGCTTCTCTAGCACCTCAATAAATACTTTAACTCTAATAGATTTAAATTCTTCTTTGTCTATATAGCCAAGTTGATAGTCATT
The sequence above is a segment of the Parachlamydia acanthamoebae genome. Coding sequences within it:
- a CDS encoding helix-turn-helix domain-containing protein: MEEIISKRDREKIKIGFGELVRQKRQALGISQEELAFRSGLHRTYVGSVERGERNLSIENVFILAKALECHPRDLIPNLAQKNS
- a CDS encoding alpha/beta hydrolase — encoded protein: MKTAEALVLEQETQKFIDELNSKNAPPIYTLPVQEARKILENLQAGKVEKLPVDIEDLTIPVGPEGEVSIRIIRPKNNKQKLPVIMYHHGGGWILGSKDTHDRLVRELANGAQAAVVFINFTPSPEAKFPKPVEEAYAALQYISENGSKYNLNPNHLVVAGDSVGGNMAIAMTLLAKERGGPKIDAQVLFYPVTDAGMDTQSYHKYAEGPWLTKAAMEWFWNAYEPNVSNRKKITVSPLQASIDQLKGLPEALIMTDENDVLRDEGEAYAHKLMQAGVDVTSIRFLGTCHDFALLNPLANTPATRGAIEAAIQYLRKVFAH
- a CDS encoding tyrosine-type recombinase/integrase; the encoded protein is MAEGIQKRISKKNVVSYRVQIRESDGFPPKSKTFPTLQEAKDWQKQEKARRRQGYGSSDLMTGKKTLIDLIDRYETIILPTKPKDARNMKRHLDWWRNKIGKYGLTKISSDLIAQCRQELAEGVTSKKTKRSHATVNRYLATLSTVFTYGINECGWITDNPCRRVSKFTESKGRDRIVAENEFTRLFEECKNSRNEHLLPVVVLAVTTGMRRGEILGLTWDCINLDRQTIILKETKNGKQRTVSIVGEALELLRSHYQKRNPNTPYVFPAKKRFGKICIRKAWDEALKRAGIQNLRIHDLRHTFCTYASETGASILELAAAMGHQTLQMVNRYTHMNQKKITHQLSSSVNERIFKDINGTDKTSKTS
- a CDS encoding DNA primase family protein, whose protein sequence is MKDSSQIIDSLQKQSDDLDRFVLFKFQSSLGKGIKNRIKSNGCLWNDVFRAWIAPIKDKKAVESIFRENNISYEIKEISAPNSIIPKDAKTANLQTCSEILLRKIFDEERELLADVYQYDSSLRPEDFKNPPSIEEKTEVQIQLENDFHRRFLDLEKQKEKQKSINNIISDQSEKILCHDAPVNTAKFLIKDSFSHQEERTIQFCSNSFWLWKGTHYVEIDPNKIRQITYKFLEDAKVFKNTCLKNFNPNQNKVTQIIDALRAECFFEHHPANGTIWIDGRQIPNSRYVISFPNGIFSIEDWLKDEKIALIPPTPSLLNTSCLDFNFDPNATEPKEWLKFLESLWSEDIESQNAIQEWMGYLLTQDTKHQKILLIVGPPRTGKGTIARILETLLGASNVAGPTLGSLNTEFGLQPLLNKTLIIISDIRLESMKSCSTTVERLLSISGEDLLTINRKHQIPVTVRLPAKIIMMSNELPDLTDSSGALANRYLVLNLKTSWLHREDTGLLERLKMELSGILLWALKGLKRLNENGHFIQPKASLETIEELKELSSPIMVFVDEVCNFEPKACTSIKSLFIAWNQWCTSNGYKKGTTQSFGKSFKAAFPEIKKRRLSFEEGKREWCYIGITL
- a CDS encoding HGGxSTG domain-containing protein gives rise to the protein MQRCKAKSKRSGKQCKNYAIKNCGVCRMHGAKGGPKTKAGIIKCTIMPFKHGLYSKEVQEEIRSLKKLIVK